A single genomic interval of Oryza sativa Japonica Group chromosome 7, ASM3414082v1 harbors:
- the LOC4343178 gene encoding growth-regulating factor 11, with protein MAAEGEAKKDSASNPPGGGGGGGGGEEEEDSSLAVGEAAVGVGEAGGGGGGGEKADREEEEGKEDVEEGGVCKDLVLVEDAVPVEDPEEAAATAALQEEMKALVESVPVGAGAAFTAMQLQELEQQSRVYQYMAARVPVPTHLVFPIWKSVTGASSEGAQKYPTLMGLATLCLDFGKNPEPEPGRCRRTDGKKWRCWRNAIANEKYCERHMHRGRKRPVQLVVEDDEPDSTSGSKPASGKATEGGKKTDDKSSSSKKLAVAAPAAVEST; from the exons atggcggcggagggggaggccaAGAAGGACAGCGCCAGCAACCCTcccgggggaggaggcggcggaggtggaggggaggaggaggaggatagcAGCCTGGCTgtcggggaggcggcggtcggGGTGGGCGAggctggtggaggaggaggaggaggggagaaggcggatcgagaggaggaggaggggaaggaggatgTGGAGGAGGGCGGCGTGTGTAAGGATCTGGTGCTCGTCGAGGACGCCGTCCCCGTCGAGGATCCGGAGGAAG CCGCAGCAACTGCAGCACTTCAGGAAGAAATGAAAGCGCTCGTTGAATCCGTCCCAGTTGGTGCTGGGGCGGCATTCACCGCGATGCAACTACAGGAGCTTGAGCAGCAATCTCGTGTCTACCAGTATATGGCTGCCCGTGTGCCTGTGCCTACTCATCTCGTCTTCCCAATATGGAAGAGTGTTACTGGTGCATCTTCTGAAGGCGCCCAGAAGTACCCGACAT TGATGGGGTTGGCAACACTCTGCTTGGACTTTGGAAAGAACCCAGAACCAGAACCTGGGAGGTGCCGGCGAACTGATGGAAAGAAGTGGCGGTGCTGGAGAAATGCAATTGCAAATGAGAAATATTGCGAACGCCATATGCACCGTGGCCGCAAGCGTCCTGTACAGCTTGTTGTCGAGGATGACGAGCCTGATTCTACCTCAGGGTCGAAACCAGCATCTGGCAAGGCCACCGAAGGTGGCAAGAAGACTGATGACAAGAGCTCAAGTAGCAAGAAGCTTGCAGTGGCAGCACCAGCTGCTGTGGAGTCTACATGA